In the Thermodesulfovibrio yellowstonii DSM 11347 genome, one interval contains:
- a CDS encoding transketolase: MVVDIEFLEEKARQIRIEIVKMLTNAGSGHTGGSLSATDIVTALYFYKMKHNPKNPQWKERDRFVLSKGHAAPVLYAALALSGYFDKSLLNSLRKLGSPLQGHPCCKNLPGVEVSTGSLGQGLSVACGMALGLRLSGINSRVYCLLGDGELQEGQVWEAAMTASHYKIDNLCAVVDHNNLQIDGHCSDVMNIKPIEDKFIAFGWNVFTIDGHNMQEIVDALEAAEKTKGKPTMIIANTVKGKGVSIFEGKVQYHGVAPTQEELEIALKELKNGKN; the protein is encoded by the coding sequence ATGGTGGTAGATATAGAATTTTTAGAAGAGAAAGCAAGACAAATAAGAATTGAAATTGTTAAAATGTTGACGAATGCAGGTTCTGGACATACAGGAGGAAGTCTCTCAGCTACGGATATTGTAACTGCTCTATATTTTTACAAGATGAAGCACAATCCAAAAAATCCTCAATGGAAAGAACGCGATAGATTTGTTCTTTCAAAAGGACATGCTGCACCTGTTCTTTATGCAGCATTGGCTCTTTCTGGTTATTTTGATAAATCCTTGCTTAATAGCTTAAGAAAACTTGGCTCACCTTTACAGGGACATCCCTGTTGTAAGAATTTACCAGGTGTTGAGGTTTCTACAGGTTCACTTGGACAGGGACTATCTGTTGCATGTGGAATGGCTTTAGGGCTAAGACTTAGCGGGATAAACTCAAGAGTTTACTGCCTTTTAGGAGATGGAGAACTTCAAGAAGGACAAGTTTGGGAAGCTGCGATGACAGCTTCTCACTATAAAATAGATAATCTATGTGCAGTAGTAGACCATAATAATCTGCAGATTGATGGACATTGCTCTGATGTAATGAATATTAAGCCAATAGAAGATAAATTTATTGCTTTTGGTTGGAATGTGTTTACAATTGATGGTCACAATATGCAGGAAATTGTTGATGCTCTTGAGGCAGCTGAAAAAACAAAAGGAAAACCAACAATGATTATAGCAAACACTGTTAAAGGTAAAGGGGTTTCAATATTTGAAGGAAAAGTTCAATATCATGGAGTTGCTCCAACACAGGAGGAGCTTGAAATCGCTCTTAAGGAGTTAAAAAATGGGAAAAATTGA
- the polA gene encoding DNA polymerase I, translated as MHEIYLVDGSCFIYRAYHAIKGLSTSRGIPTNAIYGFTRMLLKLLREKNVKYILCAFDSPHPTKRHKIYEEYKITRPETPKDLPVQIDYIKQIIDALGITRIEVPGYEADDIIATAVGVINQFAPLNFIIISIDKDMLQLVSDNVKIYDPINELIIDREYVIKKYGVPPEKLNDFMALVGDAIDNIPGVKGIGEKTAANLIKRYGSIENILKNLDIIKPLKVSDIIKKNIKSLQLSKELVILRKDTPIEIKLDDLKIKQQDREKLVQIFRELEFNTLLKQIIKDFPNHSSCSVLQLNLASENRRNTIELIEKIKEYGKFSVTFNKDSIIAGVNGTLYEIAFNDTRVNEILSSEILKIIYNAKEALKKLKNSGLKLSPPYFDLMIVAYLINPNRGKYNIDELILEYTGKFYENAENINFYMFELYEKLNKELKEKELENLYFDIEMPLIEVLFDMEETGIKVNIEKLETLTKHISMELDKIKEKIYTIAGTEFNINSPKQLAEVLYDRLGLKTRKRGKKARSTEMEVLEELAIQHELPHEVINYRTLNKLLTGYLIPLRDYINPETKRIHTKWSQTVAGTGRIVSSEPNLQNIPVKGEWAEFLREVFIPENGYMFLSADYSQIELRLLAHMSEDPALIKAFLDGKDIHTATASEIFSIPENAVTDEHRRIAKTVNFGISYGISPFGLSESIKIPYEKAEELIELYFLRYPMVRKFIEETISFAQKNGYVRTLFGRIRPLPEINSPNQFLRMQSERMAVNARVQGTAADIIKIAMIRIYNRLKKEKLNAKIILQIHDEIVLEVEQKVIEKVSEIVQNEMKDFSLSVPLEVNVFSGNSLNL; from the coding sequence ATGCATGAAATTTATTTAGTTGATGGAAGCTGTTTTATTTACAGAGCCTATCATGCCATAAAAGGATTAAGCACATCTCGGGGTATTCCAACGAATGCTATTTATGGATTTACAAGGATGCTTCTTAAACTTCTCAGGGAAAAAAATGTCAAATATATACTATGCGCCTTTGACAGCCCTCATCCAACAAAAAGACACAAAATCTATGAAGAATACAAAATAACAAGACCCGAGACACCCAAGGACTTGCCAGTTCAGATTGATTATATAAAACAGATTATTGATGCTCTTGGTATTACAAGAATAGAGGTTCCAGGATATGAAGCAGATGATATAATAGCTACCGCAGTTGGGGTTATTAATCAGTTTGCACCTTTGAACTTTATAATAATTAGCATTGACAAGGATATGCTTCAGCTTGTTTCTGATAATGTAAAGATTTATGACCCTATTAATGAACTTATTATTGATAGAGAATATGTGATAAAAAAATATGGAGTTCCACCTGAAAAACTTAATGATTTTATGGCTCTGGTTGGTGACGCAATTGATAACATACCAGGAGTCAAAGGAATCGGAGAGAAAACAGCTGCAAATCTTATAAAAAGATACGGCTCTATTGAAAATATATTAAAAAATCTTGATATTATAAAACCTTTAAAAGTATCGGACATTATAAAGAAAAATATTAAATCTCTTCAGCTTAGTAAGGAACTTGTAATATTGAGAAAGGATACGCCGATTGAGATTAAACTTGATGATTTGAAAATAAAACAACAGGATAGAGAAAAACTTGTTCAGATTTTCAGAGAGCTTGAATTTAACACGCTTCTAAAGCAGATAATAAAAGATTTTCCAAACCATTCGTCTTGTTCAGTCCTTCAACTCAACTTGGCGTCAGAAAATAGAAGAAATACTATTGAACTAATTGAAAAAATAAAGGAATATGGAAAATTTTCAGTAACATTTAATAAAGACAGCATAATTGCAGGCGTTAATGGAACTCTTTACGAGATAGCTTTTAATGATACAAGAGTTAATGAGATTTTATCCTCTGAAATATTAAAAATTATATATAATGCAAAGGAGGCATTAAAAAAGCTTAAGAATTCGGGACTTAAACTTTCACCTCCTTACTTTGATCTTATGATAGTTGCATATCTTATAAATCCAAATAGAGGCAAATATAATATTGATGAACTTATCCTTGAATACACTGGAAAGTTTTACGAAAACGCTGAAAATATAAATTTTTACATGTTTGAACTTTATGAGAAATTAAATAAAGAACTAAAAGAAAAAGAGCTTGAAAATCTTTATTTTGATATTGAAATGCCTCTCATAGAAGTCCTTTTTGATATGGAGGAAACAGGTATAAAGGTTAATATTGAAAAACTTGAAACTCTTACCAAACATATATCTATGGAACTTGATAAAATTAAAGAAAAAATTTACACAATTGCAGGCACAGAATTCAACATTAACTCACCAAAACAGCTTGCAGAAGTTTTATATGACAGACTGGGACTTAAAACCAGAAAAAGAGGTAAAAAAGCCCGTTCAACAGAAATGGAAGTACTTGAAGAACTTGCTATTCAACATGAACTGCCTCATGAAGTAATTAATTATCGGACTCTTAATAAACTTTTAACAGGTTATTTGATTCCACTAAGAGACTATATAAATCCTGAAACCAAAAGAATTCATACAAAATGGTCTCAAACTGTAGCAGGAACAGGAAGAATAGTAAGCAGTGAGCCAAACTTACAGAATATCCCTGTAAAAGGTGAATGGGCAGAGTTTTTAAGAGAAGTTTTTATTCCTGAAAATGGATATATGTTTCTCAGCGCTGATTATTCTCAAATAGAGTTAAGACTTTTAGCACACATGAGTGAAGACCCTGCTTTAATCAAAGCATTTTTGGATGGGAAAGATATTCATACTGCTACAGCATCTGAAATTTTTTCAATACCTGAGAACGCTGTTACAGATGAACATAGAAGAATTGCAAAAACTGTAAACTTTGGTATCTCTTATGGAATAAGTCCATTCGGACTTTCTGAGTCAATTAAAATTCCATATGAGAAAGCCGAAGAACTAATTGAACTTTATTTTTTAAGATATCCAATGGTTAGGAAATTCATTGAGGAAACAATCAGTTTTGCCCAAAAAAATGGTTATGTAAGAACACTTTTTGGAAGAATTCGTCCCCTTCCAGAAATTAACAGTCCAAATCAATTCCTGAGAATGCAGTCAGAAAGAATGGCAGTAAATGCAAGAGTTCAAGGAACAGCAGCAGATATTATAAAAATTGCAATGATAAGAATATATAATCGCTTAAAAAAAGAAAAACTAAATGCAAAAATCATACTTCAGATTCATGATGAAATTGTGCTTGAAGTTGAACAAAAAGTTATTGAAAAAGTAAGTGAAATTGTTCAAAATGAAATGAAAGATTTTTCCCTTTCAGTTCCTCTTGAAGTTAATGTATTCTCAGGCAATAGTTTGAATTTATAA
- a CDS encoding murein hydrolase activator EnvC family protein yields the protein MLKKIRIIIILFFIALSFPTLAAQPKEELQQIKKQLDIHKKKLRETKKVEQNVLEDLKKVSKELDEIETKIKSHRMKIKNLQIKISQTEKGIKTYSNQLETRKNYLISRIKGIQRLNNQPDPVLIILMEEDTTKAFRLMRNTQKIMNVDKKLIQQYKAELNILIVQQAELKKLYASLKQEEEALKTAEETQKQKKKEKEILLAKVRQNKAIYEKKIKELEENAKRLARLLQETEKKEKRTGKPGISLPEGEFTKRKGTLVWPVSGPVIAHYGSQKDPVFNVPMFRSGIYIQASPGTQVKASAEGKVVYAKYFKGYENLVIISHGDGYYTVYGNLGSIGVKEGAYVKTGQILGNVGEKSSIDTTAVYFEIRYRGKPLNPEQWLRR from the coding sequence ATGCTAAAAAAAATAAGGATTATAATAATTCTATTTTTTATTGCTTTAAGTTTTCCCACTTTAGCTGCTCAGCCAAAAGAGGAATTACAACAGATAAAAAAACAGCTTGATATTCATAAAAAAAAGCTGAGAGAAACCAAAAAAGTTGAACAGAATGTTCTTGAAGATTTAAAAAAAGTTTCAAAAGAACTTGATGAGATAGAAACAAAAATAAAGAGTCATCGTATGAAAATAAAAAATCTGCAAATAAAAATTAGTCAAACAGAAAAAGGGATAAAAACTTATAGTAATCAGCTTGAAACAAGAAAAAATTATCTTATAAGTAGAATAAAAGGAATCCAGAGATTAAACAATCAACCTGATCCTGTTTTAATAATTTTAATGGAAGAAGATACTACAAAAGCATTTCGCCTTATGAGAAATACTCAGAAAATTATGAATGTTGACAAAAAACTTATCCAGCAATACAAAGCAGAACTTAATATTCTAATTGTTCAACAGGCAGAACTGAAAAAGCTTTACGCGTCATTAAAACAAGAAGAAGAAGCTCTTAAAACAGCAGAAGAGACTCAAAAACAAAAGAAAAAAGAAAAGGAAATTTTACTTGCTAAAGTTAGACAAAATAAAGCTATATATGAGAAAAAAATAAAAGAACTTGAAGAAAATGCAAAAAGACTTGCAAGGCTTCTTCAGGAAACTGAAAAGAAAGAAAAAAGAACTGGGAAACCAGGAATTTCTCTACCTGAAGGAGAGTTTACAAAAAGAAAGGGAACTCTTGTATGGCCTGTAAGCGGTCCTGTTATTGCACATTATGGTAGTCAGAAAGACCCTGTTTTTAATGTTCCTATGTTTAGAAGTGGAATTTATATTCAGGCATCACCTGGCACACAAGTGAAAGCATCTGCTGAAGGCAAGGTTGTTTATGCGAAATATTTTAAAGGATATGAAAACCTTGTTATAATAAGTCATGGAGATGGATATTATACAGTATATGGAAATCTTGGTTCTATAGGAGTAAAAGAAGGAGCTTATGTAAAAACAGGACAGATTTTAGGTAATGTTGGAGAAAAATCCAGTATAGATACAACAGCAGTTTATTTTGAAATAAGATATAGAGGAAAACCACTCAATCCAGAACAGTGGTTAAGAAGATAA
- a CDS encoding transketolase family protein has translation MGKIECTCALNELSEFYSKEMATRDVYGITLVEMGKKNPDIVVLDADLSCSTKTAKFAKTFPDRFFNMGISEQDMIGVAAGLALTGKIPFASTFAIFATGRAWEQIRQTVCYSNANVKIVATHGGITVGEDGATHQALEDVALMRVIPGMTVIVPADAYETAQVIVSATEYYGPVYIRLGRAKVSPVMPEDYRFEIGKAHIFKLGKDVNIIANGLMVAEALKASEILNKEGIDAGVANFSSVKPIDVEALLKIAKSSKLIVTAEEHSIIGGLGSAVAEFVCENHPVPIKRIGIKDTFGCSGSWKELLKFYGLTSENIIHTVREFFKK, from the coding sequence ATGGGAAAAATTGAATGCACATGCGCATTAAATGAACTGTCTGAATTCTATTCAAAAGAAATGGCAACAAGAGATGTTTATGGTATCACACTTGTTGAAATGGGAAAGAAAAATCCTGATATTGTTGTTCTTGATGCGGACTTAAGCTGTTCCACAAAAACCGCAAAGTTTGCAAAAACTTTTCCAGATAGGTTTTTCAATATGGGAATTTCTGAGCAGGATATGATTGGTGTAGCTGCAGGATTGGCTCTTACAGGTAAAATTCCGTTTGCATCAACATTTGCAATATTTGCTACAGGAAGAGCATGGGAACAGATTAGACAGACTGTTTGCTATTCAAATGCTAATGTAAAAATTGTTGCTACACATGGAGGGATTACAGTAGGAGAGGATGGAGCAACACATCAGGCACTTGAGGATGTTGCACTTATGAGAGTTATACCTGGCATGACTGTTATTGTTCCGGCAGACGCATATGAGACTGCACAGGTCATAGTTTCGGCTACAGAATATTATGGACCTGTTTATATCAGGCTCGGAAGAGCAAAAGTTTCACCAGTAATGCCTGAAGACTATAGGTTTGAGATTGGTAAGGCTCATATTTTCAAACTTGGCAAAGATGTCAATATAATAGCCAATGGATTAATGGTTGCAGAAGCATTAAAAGCTTCAGAGATTTTAAATAAAGAAGGAATTGATGCTGGGGTTGCAAATTTTTCTTCAGTGAAGCCTATTGATGTAGAAGCATTATTGAAAATTGCTAAATCTTCAAAATTGATTGTGACAGCAGAAGAACATTCTATAATTGGCGGACTTGGTTCTGCTGTGGCTGAATTTGTCTGTGAAAATCATCCTGTTCCTATAAAAAGAATCGGGATAAAAGATACATTTGGTTGTTCAGGTTCTTGGAAAGAATTGCTTAAATTTTATGGACTTACATCTGAAAATATCATTCATACAGTCAGAGAATTTTTTAAAAAATGA
- a CDS encoding S41 family peptidase has product MKKKITISALILIIAFMGIIIGRWSAAQNTDSVYEDLRTFTEVFTTVKKSYVEDINPRELIRSAIKGMINSLDPHSAYLTPEAYKEFQTETKGEFGGIGIQIGIKEGILTVIAPIEDTPAWKAGIKAGDKIIKIDGQSTKDMNINDAVSKMRGPKGKSVILTIQRDEWKEPRDITIVRDIIKIKSVKYKMIDKEIGYVKLVQFQEGTAQDLANALQNLKDSGMRSLILDLRNNPGGLLQSAVDVSEQFLPPKHLVVSIQGRVGEKMQYYTEQLRPSYTEIPMIVLVNQGSASASEIVAGALQDWGRALILGVQTFGKGSVQSLIPLSDGSALKLTTAKYYTPKGRSIHAVGIMPDIVVKLETKNGKEVPVIREKDLEQHLKGEKVEPQEKVPQEVDEKEDTQLQRAIDILKSWKIMEKMKKAA; this is encoded by the coding sequence ATGAAGAAAAAAATTACGATTTCAGCATTGATTTTGATTATTGCCTTTATGGGAATAATAATAGGAAGATGGTCAGCAGCTCAGAATACAGATTCTGTTTATGAGGATTTACGAACATTTACTGAGGTTTTTACCACAGTCAAGAAGAGTTATGTAGAGGATATTAATCCAAGAGAACTTATTCGTTCAGCAATAAAAGGAATGATTAATTCTTTGGACCCGCATTCTGCATATTTAACCCCAGAGGCTTACAAAGAGTTTCAGACTGAAACAAAAGGAGAATTTGGTGGGATTGGAATACAAATAGGAATAAAAGAGGGGATTTTAACAGTGATTGCTCCAATTGAGGATACTCCTGCATGGAAAGCAGGAATCAAAGCGGGTGATAAAATAATAAAAATTGATGGGCAATCAACAAAGGATATGAATATAAATGATGCTGTATCAAAGATGCGAGGACCTAAAGGAAAATCTGTTATTCTCACAATTCAGAGAGATGAGTGGAAAGAGCCGAGGGACATAACCATTGTTAGAGATATCATTAAAATCAAGAGCGTAAAATATAAAATGATTGATAAGGAAATCGGCTATGTAAAACTGGTTCAATTCCAGGAAGGAACAGCACAAGACCTTGCAAATGCATTACAGAACCTTAAAGATTCAGGAATGCGTAGTCTTATTCTTGATTTAAGAAATAATCCTGGAGGACTTCTTCAAAGTGCTGTTGATGTTTCTGAGCAGTTTTTACCTCCAAAGCATCTTGTTGTATCAATACAGGGAAGAGTTGGGGAAAAAATGCAGTATTATACAGAACAATTGAGACCTTCATATACTGAGATTCCTATGATTGTTCTTGTAAATCAGGGTTCTGCTTCAGCCTCAGAAATTGTTGCAGGAGCGTTACAGGATTGGGGAAGAGCTTTAATTCTTGGAGTTCAAACTTTTGGTAAAGGTTCTGTTCAAAGTCTTATTCCTTTAAGTGACGGTTCAGCATTAAAACTTACAACAGCAAAATATTACACACCCAAAGGAAGAAGCATTCATGCAGTTGGAATAATGCCTGATATAGTTGTAAAACTTGAAACTAAAAATGGCAAAGAAGTTCCTGTAATTAGAGAAAAAGACCTTGAACAACATTTGAAGGGAGAAAAAGTTGAACCCCAGGAAAAAGTTCCACAGGAAGTTGATGAAAAGGAAGATACCCAACTGCAAAGAGCTATTGATATTTTAAAGAGCTGGAAAATAATGGAAAAAATGAAAAAAGCAGCATAG
- a CDS encoding cell division protein FtsX, giving the protein MKMHLHSAIKGLWFNRWSTLLSIISIGICFFIFTGFFLLLYNVEIFTKKLSTKAAIVIYLKDDTGRTEISSMIEQLKKMGVFSRIQYISKDEAIKEMKNLIDPALIELIGYNPLSDTIEAFIKEESLQNIEQITKNIKKMQIVDDVYYPAKIIVGLKTIRVTLWNLAIAGFCLISIAILFIIYATVKSFYWKKTEEIEILKLLGATPSYIRFPFLVEGGIIGLGGTIFAGILICLVYFVLHSKSFSEFLPAVTQIEFPVEIFGLLPVLGMFLGIISSFFALGKIKYQ; this is encoded by the coding sequence ATGAAGATGCATCTTCATTCAGCAATTAAAGGACTATGGTTTAATAGATGGTCAACTCTTTTATCCATAATCAGTATAGGCATATGTTTTTTTATTTTTACAGGATTTTTTTTGCTCCTGTATAATGTTGAAATTTTTACAAAAAAGCTCTCAACAAAAGCTGCTATAGTTATTTATTTAAAAGATGACACGGGCAGAACTGAAATTTCTTCAATGATTGAACAACTTAAAAAAATGGGAGTTTTTTCTCGTATTCAATATATTTCAAAGGATGAAGCTATAAAAGAAATGAAAAATCTTATTGATCCTGCACTTATAGAGCTTATCGGATATAATCCTCTATCTGATACAATAGAAGCTTTTATAAAAGAGGAAAGTCTTCAAAATATTGAACAGATTACGAAAAATATAAAAAAAATGCAAATTGTTGATGATGTTTATTATCCTGCTAAAATTATAGTGGGTTTAAAAACAATAAGAGTAACTTTATGGAATCTTGCTATTGCAGGATTCTGTCTTATTTCAATTGCAATTTTGTTTATAATCTATGCCACTGTAAAAAGTTTTTACTGGAAAAAAACTGAGGAAATTGAGATTTTAAAACTTCTTGGTGCAACTCCTTCCTATATAAGATTTCCATTTTTAGTTGAAGGTGGAATTATAGGACTCGGAGGAACTATTTTCGCAGGTATTTTAATCTGTTTGGTATACTTTGTTTTACATTCAAAAAGTTTTTCAGAATTTTTACCTGCAGTTACTCAGATAGAGTTTCCTGTTGAGATTTTTGGGCTATTACCTGTTTTGGGTATGTTTCTTGGTATAATTTCTTCATTTTTTGCACTTGGTAAGATAAAGTATCAATAA
- a CDS encoding YceD family protein: MKIEVFEIPEEGLNIELEETPKIDGVKITQPFKAVLRIEKNGQEVFVKGVISGEVELQCSRCLKDYKMPIRSLTELSYHPIEELNKEELVELKRDEMEVDFYREGLIDTEDIIRDQILLSIPMKPLCSEDCKGICPVCGTDLNEINCGCIVKEIDPRMAVLQSLLRRMKKNG, encoded by the coding sequence ATGAAAATTGAGGTCTTTGAAATACCTGAAGAAGGACTAAATATTGAGCTGGAGGAAACTCCAAAAATAGACGGTGTGAAAATCACCCAGCCATTCAAAGCTGTTTTAAGAATAGAGAAAAACGGGCAAGAAGTATTTGTAAAAGGAGTTATCAGTGGAGAAGTTGAACTTCAATGCAGTAGATGTTTGAAGGACTATAAAATGCCAATTAGAAGTTTAACAGAATTGAGCTATCATCCTATAGAAGAATTGAATAAAGAAGAACTCGTTGAACTAAAACGAGATGAGATGGAGGTAGATTTCTACAGAGAGGGATTAATTGATACAGAAGACATAATTCGTGACCAGATTTTGCTCAGTATACCTATGAAGCCTTTATGTTCTGAAGATTGTAAGGGAATATGTCCTGTCTGTGGTACAGATTTAAATGAAATTAACTGTGGCTGTATAGTTAAAGAAATAGACCCAAGAATGGCAGTATTACAATCACTTTTAAGGAGGATGAAGAAAAATGGCTAA
- a CDS encoding M16 family metallopeptidase, which produces MNRVNIFFAVFCFIVLFFNSIAGAERMDFKTFKLQNGAKIKYLYRDNIPIVYVSVLIPASPLDEAKPSIAYLTAHLLTHGTKTRTATQIEDEIDFLAISIDKKVTHDYTILTLSTTKRHLKEALNLFFDILINPVFPEEEIKKEVSRVEKSLKQMEQDPSFIAHKTFLKELFGQHPYGRAVEGEPEGLKNITRQDILNFYNKYYSPNNMIFSVVGYIDENELKNLIENPITMWHGNTITRNINPPLFVKRNEPLKIFIKRDDLTQSTIVLGFEGISRKDTDFYALSIMNYILGGGGLTSRLAKQVREERGLAYSIYSTFYPYLFPGAFYIEVKTKNENTQNVIKLIMEELKKMKEKAVTSEEMKEAKAFLSGSFPLRIDTMKKISEFLPVIDFYGLGDDYINKYSEYIEKVTMEDIKKVARRILNTDSYIVVVVGKD; this is translated from the coding sequence ATGAACAGAGTGAATATTTTCTTTGCAGTTTTTTGTTTCATTGTTTTATTTTTTAATTCTATTGCAGGAGCTGAGAGGATGGATTTTAAAACATTTAAATTACAAAACGGAGCAAAAATTAAATATCTTTATCGTGATAATATTCCCATTGTCTATGTGTCTGTTTTAATTCCTGCTTCTCCTCTTGATGAAGCAAAACCTTCAATTGCTTATCTTACAGCTCATTTGCTTACTCATGGAACAAAAACACGCACTGCAACGCAGATTGAAGATGAGATTGATTTTTTAGCAATATCAATTGATAAAAAAGTTACTCATGACTATACAATACTAACTCTGAGCACTACCAAGAGGCACTTAAAAGAAGCGTTAAATCTATTTTTTGATATTCTTATAAATCCTGTGTTCCCTGAGGAAGAAATAAAAAAAGAGGTTTCCAGAGTTGAAAAATCATTAAAACAGATGGAACAAGACCCTTCGTTCATAGCTCATAAAACTTTTCTTAAGGAACTTTTTGGGCAGCATCCTTATGGAAGAGCAGTTGAAGGCGAACCTGAGGGACTCAAAAATATAACAAGGCAGGATATATTGAATTTCTATAACAAATACTACAGTCCTAACAATATGATTTTTTCAGTTGTTGGATATATAGATGAAAATGAATTGAAAAATTTAATTGAAAATCCTATTACAATGTGGCATGGTAATACGATAACACGAAATATAAATCCTCCTTTATTTGTTAAAAGGAATGAGCCTTTAAAAATTTTTATAAAAAGAGATGATTTAACTCAATCAACCATAGTTCTTGGATTTGAAGGAATTTCAAGAAAGGATACTGATTTTTATGCCTTAAGTATAATGAACTACATTCTTGGCGGAGGAGGGCTTACATCAAGACTTGCAAAACAGGTTAGAGAGGAACGAGGGCTTGCTTATTCAATTTACAGTACATTTTATCCATATCTTTTCCCTGGAGCTTTTTATATAGAAGTAAAAACAAAAAATGAGAATACTCAGAATGTCATAAAATTGATTATGGAAGAACTAAAAAAAATGAAAGAAAAGGCAGTAACTTCTGAGGAAATGAAAGAGGCAAAAGCATTTCTTTCAGGAAGTTTTCCATTGAGAATTGATACGATGAAAAAAATAAGTGAATTTCTACCAGTTATAGATTTTTACGGACTTGGAGATGACTATATAAATAAATATTCGGAATATATTGAAAAAGTAACAATGGAAGATATTAAAAAGGTTGCCCGAAGAATTCTCAATACTGACTCATATATTGTTGTAGTTGTAGGAAAAGATTGA
- the ftsE gene encoding cell division ATP-binding protein FtsE — translation MITFQGVYKYYSGIAVLQNVSFNIEKGQLVFITGPSGAGKTTLLKLIFGSEFPDEGEIKVANFELSNIKQREIPQLRRAVTFVFQDFRLRQDLTVFDNVALPLRVIGEKEKDIKQKVMDALKDVALRHKADSIVKTLSGGEQQKIAIARAIITNPQIVLADEPTGNLDPEASQDVIALFKRINTKGCTVVIATHNSDFFRNKQYRVLTLKEGKIHEDASSFSN, via the coding sequence ATGATAACATTTCAGGGAGTTTATAAATATTACAGTGGCATAGCAGTCCTACAAAATGTTTCGTTTAATATAGAAAAAGGGCAACTGGTATTCATAACAGGCCCTTCTGGAGCTGGAAAAACCACACTTCTTAAATTAATTTTTGGAAGTGAATTTCCAGATGAAGGTGAAATAAAAGTTGCAAATTTTGAACTCTCTAACATAAAGCAAAGAGAAATACCACAGTTAAGAAGAGCTGTTACCTTTGTTTTTCAGGATTTTAGATTAAGACAGGATTTAACAGTATTTGATAATGTAGCTCTTCCTTTGAGAGTTATTGGAGAGAAGGAAAAAGATATAAAACAAAAAGTTATGGATGCACTCAAAGATGTTGCTCTCAGGCACAAAGCAGACAGCATTGTTAAAACCCTTTCAGGTGGAGAACAGCAAAAAATTGCGATAGCAAGAGCGATTATAACAAATCCTCAGATTGTCCTTGCGGATGAACCCACTGGAAATCTGGACCCCGAAGCATCACAGGATGTTATTGCTCTTTTTAAAAGAATAAATACCAAAGGATGCACTGTTGTAATTGCAACCCATAATTCAGATTTTTTTAGAAATAAACAATATAGAGTTTTAACTTTGAAAGAGGGAAAAATCCATGAAGATGCATCTTCATTCAGCAATTAA